From the Streptomyces sp. NBC_00390 genome, the window CACCGCCCTGGTCGTCCACGTACCCGAGGGCCGCCAGAAGGCCGTGGCCGTCAGCATTCCGCGCGACACTCTGGTGACTCGGCCCGAGTGCACCGGGAAGAACGGCTCCACACTCCCCTCCGCCGAGCGGGTGATGTTCAACTCCGTCTACACCAGCGCCGGTCCGGCTTGTGTGATCAAGACCGTGGAGAAGATGTCCGGGGTCCGGATCGATCACTACATGGAGATCGACTTCTCCGGCTTCAAGGACCTGGTCGACGCGATCGGCGGCGTGACCGTCGAGGTGGACCAGCCGATCCAGGACAAGGAATCCGGTCTCGACCTCACGGCCGGGGCCCACAAGCTCAACGGCGCCCAGTCGCTGGCCTTCGTCCGGACGCGGCACGGGATCGGCGACGGCAGCGACCTCGGCCGGATCGGTCTGCAGCAGCAGTTCATGCTGGCGCTGCTCAACGAGGTGAAATCGCAGGACCTGCTGGGCAGTCCCGCCAAGTCGTTCACGATCGCGGACTCGCTCACCAAGTCCTTGACCACCGACTCCGGCCTGGACTCGCTCACCAAGCTCGCGGAGTTCGCGCGCAGCATGCAGGGCGTCGCCCCCGCTTCGATGGAGACCATCATGCTGCCGGTCAGGTACGACAAGGCGGACCCGAACCGTGTCGTGGCTGCCGAGCCGCAGGCCGGCCGGCTGTGGCAGGCGGTCCGCGACGACGCGGACATTCCGGCCGCCGCAAAGGAATCCCCGGCGACCGGCGGACCGTGACGCCTGCGCCAACGGCTCAGAAGGAATCTCCTGATCCTTCGTCAACTACCGTGTGGTAGGGCTTGTTTACCGTGAATCCGCGGGTCCAGACTGGCGCCACTTCGCATGCCGGTGTCACCGTCGGCATCGGCCGCCCCCGGCATGCAGGGGTGGTGATCGCCATGCCCAGCAAGGTTGGGTCGGTCAGCCAGATCCGCTACGAGGAGATCGTCGCGGAGCCCGGCAGCTCGTGTCGCAGCAGTCCCGGTGCCAGTTCAATATCGGAGACCTCGCCCTGGAGATCGAGCCACTGCGGGATCGAAGCGGCGCACAGCCTGATCCCGGCGAGGAGTTGTTCACCGTCGAAGAGGCTTTGGGACTGTTCGCCGAGGACATCGGGATCTGGCCGCTCTTCCGGTGTGTCTCGCCGTGGTCCTCAGGGAGTGCTGTCGCAGTTCATCCCGGTCATCGGCACCTATCTGGCCGGGGCCGTGCCCATCCTGGCCGCGTTCGCCGTCGACCCCTGGTACGCGGTGTGGGTGCTGATCTTCGTCGTGGTCTACCAGCAGTTCGAGAACCTGATCCAGCCGAAACTCACGTCCAAAACCGTGGACATCCATCCGGCGGTGGCCTTCGGCTCCGTGATCGCGGGCACCGCACTGCTCGGTGTGGCCGGCACGCTGATCGCCATTCCGGTGGTGGCCACGATGCAGACGTTTCTCGGTGCGTACGTGAAGCGGTACGACGTCGCGGATGATCTGCAGGCACAGGACGGCCGGCGTTACCCGCGCAAGGACGGTCCGTCGCTGCTCGCGCGGCTGCATGGTCTACTGCGCCACCGCGGCCGTTCCTGACCGGGCTTGCCAAGGCCGCCCCCAGGTGAAACAGGGCCGGGTGGGTGACGATGGAGGTGTACTTGCCGACCGTGCTTTTCCAGGAGGAGGCAGCGGCATGACTTATCCCTCCGATTCCTCGGGCACCGGCCCTCCGCGCGGCACCGAGCCACAAGACGCCCCCTTGACCGAAGGCCTGGGCGCCTTGGCGAACATGGGCTGGCAGATCCTGCTCACCACGGGCCTGGCCACGATCGCCCTGGGCGTCGTGGTCTTCGCCTGGCCGGAGGAGACGCTGCGGGTCATCGGCGTACTCTTCGGCATCTACCTGCTGGCTACCGGCGTCTTCCAGCTGGCCGCCGCCTTCGGCACGCACGTCGCCCGGCATCTTCGGGTGCTGCACTTCCTCACGGGTGGGCTCTCCGTCCTGCTGGGGCTGATCTGCTTCCGGGGCACCCTGCAGTCGATCTTTCTGCTCGCTCTGTGGATCGGCTTCAGCTGGCTGCTGCGCGGCATCATGGTGACGGCTGCAGCGGCCTCCGCCAAGGACACGCCGGCACGCGGCTGGCAGCTGTTCTACGGGATCATCAGCACTCTGGCGGGCATCGTGCTGATCGTCTCGCCGTTCACCTCGATCGCCGCACTCACCCTGGCGGTGGGCGTCATGGCCGTGGTCCTCGGGGTGGTCGAGGTGTTCCAGGCCATCAGAATGCGCGTCGAAGTCGGTCGCCTCGCTCCGGGTGGCACTGCCACACAGCGGCGGCCCCTGTTCCACCGCCCGCACCCCCAGCACTGATCACCGGGACCGGACCGGCCAGCCACGGACGAGCGGCGAAGCGGCACTCCATGCAGCGGGCAGGCACCTCGGTCAGCGCCTGCACCACACGGTCAGGGTCCCGTCAGCCCCACGCTTTCATGAAGCGGGATGTCCAGCAGATGCTCCGCGCAGGCGGATGGGGCGAGCGGAGTGCAGCGCGGACGTCACGCTCGGCCGACTCCGGTGAGCAAGGGATACGGGAGTCTGGCACTCAGGGACGTCCCCTCAGTGGCGCATCGCGCGCTCCGGCGGCATCCCCGGCCGGTCCTTCGGCAGCAGCAAACGCAGGGCACCCGGCCGGATACCGCACACGACGGGCAGAGGAA encodes:
- a CDS encoding HdeD family acid-resistance protein: MTYPSDSSGTGPPRGTEPQDAPLTEGLGALANMGWQILLTTGLATIALGVVVFAWPEETLRVIGVLFGIYLLATGVFQLAAAFGTHVARHLRVLHFLTGGLSVLLGLICFRGTLQSIFLLALWIGFSWLLRGIMVTAAAASAKDTPARGWQLFYGIISTLAGIVLIVSPFTSIAALTLAVGVMAVVLGVVEVFQAIRMRVEVGRLAPGGTATQRRPLFHRPHPQH
- a CDS encoding LCP family protein, with translation MADEGGRRERTGSAKRPVLRIILGTLLVLVLASAGTGYWLCSSLDDNIESFDIDDAVNGERPEKLATGAKDILVLGSDARSGNNKDLAGGNAGGTARSDTALVVHVPEGRQKAVAVSIPRDTLVTRPECTGKNGSTLPSAERVMFNSVYTSAGPACVIKTVEKMSGVRIDHYMEIDFSGFKDLVDAIGGVTVEVDQPIQDKESGLDLTAGAHKLNGAQSLAFVRTRHGIGDGSDLGRIGLQQQFMLALLNEVKSQDLLGSPAKSFTIADSLTKSLTTDSGLDSLTKLAEFARSMQGVAPASMETIMLPVRYDKADPNRVVAAEPQAGRLWQAVRDDADIPAAAKESPATGGP